aggagtatCTCTCAGGGCCCTAAGTCACCAGAGCCAGAGCCAGCTGCCCTACTCCACCAAGCTGAGGCTCACACGATGGCTTTCTGTGGTCAGGCTCACTTCCCATCCACCTGAGCCTCTGTGAGCTCTGGGTGACTGGGAAACAGAGCCTTCCCCTGCTCTGTGCTCAGTGCCCACCACCCCACTCCTCAGGCCCAGAGACACTCCCAAACCTCTTCCTTCCCCAAGCAGGGACTCTCGTTTTCTTTTGCATCAATTGATACTGTTAATACAGATGAAGATTAAACACCAAGTAAGCCTCCACCATTGTTAGGAGCATTCCTACGCCCAAATTTCTCCTGGTAGCTCTGTGTAGGCAGGTGGATGAGGTCAGGTCACCTTCAGGAAACTGGGCCTCAGGAGACAAGCATAGGTTTTCAGAGCTCATGAAAAGCAAGTAGGATTGAAATCCAAGCCTCATTCCAAAGCCCGTGCCCCTCCTACTACACCACCACATTGTAGCCTCCAAATTGACAAGTGGTTAGTGCTTGGTACCTACATGcaaaatgtgtgtttgtgtgtgtctctgtgttgaGGGGGTGACATAtagctgagaagagagagaggatggtgTGAAAAAGACCGATTCCCTTCCTATTCTCCCCACGCTGCTTACCTGCCCAGCCTCTCCATCTACAGAATAACTATtaccatttataaaatgcttattcTGTGCTTCAGATTGCACTAAGTACTTGGGAAATTTAACTCCTTTCATACAAACAGTCCTGTGAGGTGGAGTCTGTTATTAAGCTTTGCTGTTTTACAGAGGGGCAGCGGGGGAAACTGAGGGCTGCAGAGGTTAtacaacttgcccagggtcaccaaGCCATGTCAAGCCCAGGTGGGCCTGACTGGAccacccaggctctgaaccacCACACTGCTTGGCTCCCCTCCCGGGggccctttcctcctttcttggcCCCCAACACATTCCTGGCTCTCCTCCTGATCCCCTCCACACCCACTCAGCACACCCTGCCACTCTGTCCTTTCTGTGGCTGTTCACACACATAGACCTCTTAAACCCAAACTGACTTTAATgagaataaaacttaaaaaaaatatatatctctgGCAAAGAACAATGCAGGGGTAAGGATCCAGGCACAGGCCAGCATCTCCCTATAGCCTCCATACAGGTCTCTCAAACTGCAGCTACTCTGACCAAGTACCGCTTTCCACAGACCTGGTCCAGCAGCTGTCCAATCCCTTGGCAGGGATGACTTAGGGGTGCTGGCCTCCCCAGGTCCCATCCCTCAGCCCCTGCCATCTGTCCCACTTTCAGGACTTCTTGGGAGTGATCATCCTTCCCTGATCCTTTTGATCCCCTGGTCTTACACATGCCCCTCCAGCCCTCTGGTTCCCACTCTCCTAACAGGTTTCTTTGATCCCCAGTGCCACCTCCCCATGGTCCTCCTATCAGGAACCCCAGCCTTGCCCTACTTCTCACGTGGAGCCCTCTGGCTTGACCCCAGTCCTGTCAGTGCCTGCTCTAGAGAGCCCACAGTCCCAGCTCCCTGAGGCCCCGCTCTTCTGGACCTGGCTGTACAGGGCAGCATCTGAGCTGTGGCCCTTGCTTCTACTGCCAGTTGCTGCTCCAGGTTCAGGgaaggccaggccctggggcttgggagctgggaggggcttTGTGCTCCGAGGTGGTGGCACAGCATAGTCATCGGTGGCAGGGTTGTAGGGGAGCTCGTAACCCTCCTCCTTCACCCGGGCCTGGCACCACCACGCATCCTTGGGCTCTTGAGGCAGATCATAAAGGCTCCGGACAGCAGCTGGAGCCAGGCCCTCAGGTTCATCATAGATGGGGTCTTCTTTGCAGTCCGTCAGCTTGGCCTTCAGCAACTGTTGGTGCACATGCTCGTACAAGTCCCAGTAGAGAGGTTTCTTTAactgtgccccctccccagctggagCAGGGGTGCTGTCCAGGGGGTCTGAGTATAGAGAATCCTGGGAAGGGCCTGGAGGAATGCGAAGGGAGTCTAAGGGCTCGGCATACAGGGCTGGAGGGCTGACCAGGAGCTCCTGGGTCGGGGAGGCCAACTTCCCCTCTGCCACTTCTCCTTCGTGGGAATCAGCTCTGAGAACATCCTGCCCCTGACCGGCCTTTCCCTGGGCCTTCTGCTGGTGGATGGCAGTCTCAACTGCCTGAAAGATGTCGTTTCCCTGTGCTGTCTGGAAGGTGAAGGTTCCAGGGCCAGAGGGGCAGCGGCGGCCAGCCTCAAAAGAGAACATGACCTGAAGAGAGTGTGGAGGGAAACACATTACTAGGAGCCATGAGAGGAGGTGAGTCACAGGGCCAAACTACCCAGGGGATCTACAAAGAAAAGACTACCTGGGGAGGTGGGTGTGGTCCTGAGCTAGGCAAAGAAGGGTTATCCAGAGGACAGAGCTTCCCACCTTCCTGTCCTGCCCCACCTCACCCACAGCTGCCCAaacccaggaagccagccctccCTGACAGCCCCCGCACCTTGTCCCTGCCATAGCGACGCAAGAGAGTGTAAGGCCAGCAAAGGAGTGGCTCTAGTATTTGACTCTGGGCCCCCACGGTCAGCAGCGTGAGCCTCTCAGCCTCCACCCTCAGCACATAGGAGCCATGCAGGCCACAGCGCTCAGCGGCTTCGGTCCTCTGCACGGTTACCCAGAACTGGGATCCTGGAAGGAATACACAGTTAGACGGGCACCTGGCCAGGACTAGGGGCTGGGGCGGATTGTCCAAGCACTCACTTGGAAGCCAGCTCTCAGAAGCTTCCTACTTCCTCATGGGTCCCTGGGCCCTCTAATCACCCCGTTCCCAAGGGCACCCTTCCTTTCCACCCCATCCCTGCCCGGGCTTCTCAGGCGTCTACCTTCCCAGGTGGGGCTATACAGGGAGTTCTCCAGCATCTCCAGGGCAGAAAGCTTGGGTGGGTTCTCGGCGGGCGCCTGAGCCCAGCTGCCTTTCTGgggtaaagagaaagagagtgttGAAGACCCTGTAGTTCCCTCAGTGCGGCTCCCAGGGCCTGAGCTAACCCAGTTCCTCTGCGGCTGTAACTCTGCCCACCCCCGCATCGCCTAGCTAGAGCCCCTCGCCGCAGCCCTGGCCCCCTCACCGGAAAGGCGTTGCGGCACAGCGTCTGCACCCAGGCGGCGCTGGACGGCGCGTCGGCCGCCAGCAGGTGGGAGCGCTGCGCGGTGTCCAGGCGGAAGGCTGTGGCGCCAGGCTCCGGGGGGCTTTCCACCGCCACGGGCGCCACGCTCACACACTCCGCCAGACGGATCACCTTGCAGTCCAGGCGGCGCGAGCCCCCTCGGCCCCCTCCAGAGCTCGACCCCTTGTGGTCGAAGAACTCGAGCCGCGCCACGCCGTGGGGGCTGGCCGGGTACAGCACGGCCCAGGTCTTCCTCCACCTCTGCGGAGAGAGAGCGAGAGACGCTGGGCAGGGGGCGGGCGCGCAGCGGCAGCCCGGGCCCCGACGGGGAAGAGAGACCGGCGCAGGCCGACTTCGGCTCGGAGGCTTCCCGACGGGAGGCGTAGTCGACCGGGCCGAGGAAGCCGCTGGTCTCCCCAGGACTAGAGAGGGCGTACCCCGAGCCCGGCGGACGCTTCCCCCGGCGGTGCGGAGCAACCTCGCGGGAGCGTCACCGGGCTCTCAGGCGCCGCGCTCCAACCCGCGGCCCgcctcctccctctttctgggGTCTGTcgccccccagccccccatctCTGATGGGGTTCGGCAACGCTTGCCCCCAACTACCTTGGTACCGAAACGCTGACTCTGCAGAAAGAGCGTTCCTTCCATGACGCCCCCGTCCATGGCCCGCGGCGGTTCTTTTCGCACTTCCTGGCCCCGGGGttgcgggcggggcggggcggggtggggcggggtggggcgggccCACTGGAGGCGTTCCCGCCCCTCGCCCGGCCCCTGCGGTCCTTGAAGGATTAGGAAGAAGAgcaagaaggaaggggagggggtcCACGTCCAGGCCCCTACCCACAGCTCTGGGACGCGCACAAGTGGCTCCAAGAGAAACCTTGCGGTTTTGGCCAGAGGGCTCTGGTGCCTGGGCTTGGGGGCTGCGTGCGATGTCACATGTTCAATATGACATCAGAGTGAAGGCCATGACATCACCTCGAACATGCCGGCGGGCACCCTGGGGTACTGAAGGGGCCACGTGGGCCCTCATGGCCTCGGTTCCCCTGACCGGACCCGCCCCCAGCCCGGCCGGAGTTGGGCTGTTTATACTCCGCAGACCCGGGGCCGTGGGGGAAGGGCTAGGGGCTGGGGACTGGAAGGCTGCCCGGAGCCCGGAGCCGAGTCGCGGCCTCCAGCCGCCGCAGGGGCCGCTGCCCGGGCCGGTTCGCGGCCCGGTGGCCTCTTGCGTGTCCAGGTTCCTGACCGCAGCTGCCGGGCCTCCAACCCGCGGGAAAAGAAAGCTTCATTGAGCACGCCGGGAGGGtcggggcggggggcgcggggggaGGTGGAGCGCGGCGGCCAGCTCCACCGGGGAGGGGAGGaccaagaggagaagaggagggaactggCCAGGGAGCAATCAAGGGAGAAGGCGGAATGTGGGAGGGCTCAAGGGGACGTGGGAGGGAcgaaaagagagggaggaggggggggggCCAGCCTCCCCTGGCCGAGCACTTTTTTTTGGAAGTCCTAGGACTGATCTCCAGGACCGGCATTCTTCTCCCAGCCCCTAGGGCCCCGCTCAGCCAAAGGTAGGGGGAGTCGCGCTGccggcaggaggaaggggagttGCGGATGGAGAGGATGGTGGAGGGACCAGGGAAAAAGAGTGATGTAGGATGGAGTCGAGGGAAAGCCAACCAGCTGAGGGTTTTATTATTGTCAAGAGAGAGGTACaagaagagtggagagaggaagcAATATTTGGGGAGTGGGGGTGCTGTAAAGTGTTCCAAATAGGGCAGCCAGGAGGACCACCGGGCTTGGGGCTCCTCTGTGAGGCCCTACCTCTGGGCCCCTGAGTCACAATGTCTCCAGAACAAAGCTGTCCTGTTGGGTTGTTTGTCTGAGTTGGGGGAAGCATGTTGGGAGTAGGGGGGACAGCCTCGCTGTAAAGAGGCTGTTCTCAGCCCCAGACAGAGGGAAGGCCTTGGCTGAGGAGCCGATTGGAGCCCTGGCCTCCGGTTGCCCGGTGACAGCGATGGCAGTGTTGGCGGGAGGCTTGGACAACTCCCCACTCCCCCCCCAGCTTGAGGCCTGGCCCTCCTGGGCCCCTTGACCCTCCAGGGCATGTGAGAGCCTGTGTGCTGGGTAGAGTGTGCAGTGGGTTCCGCATGCATTCTGatccctgccctctctgccttGGAATCTGCCCAGATAGGACTCTGGGCTTGGCTCCCATTCAGGGGATGGGAGAGCCAAGGGTCTCCTAAGACTCCCTTGCCTGCCTTTCTCCACAATCAGTAGCTATCTATCCCTGTCTGACTAGCTTAATGGGGTCATCTGGgtccctcccacctctgctccttAGCTCCTGTCCACCCCTGTCCTCCTCACCTCTTGCCTGTCTCTCTCCGTTTCTCCCCAGTTCTGTTTGCCTGGCTCTCTCCCAATCACCTTCTATCCATCTTCAacattgtctctctctccactgtctctttctctttggtcCTCTTTCAGTCCCACAGTTTCCCTTCCTCTTACATCCTCTCTGTCTGGGtcttcctctctgtgtgtctcttgcTCAGTATCTCTTTATCTTGGCCCTCCTCTGACTCTTGCTCTCTAATCACTGTCTTTTGATCTCTGGGTCTCTTAAATCAGTGAGTGAGGGTAATGGAGGTGATGACGGCAGAACCAGGGAAAGACACTAGGAAGTATAACAActaatagtgagagtttcactctttacaaaacagagggagagcctctctctctatctctgtctctgtctgtctgtctctctctccatccatcccaGCTGGGTCTCAGTCTGCGCCTCTTTGTGTTTCTGATGTATTTAATGTTAACGTATTTAATGTGTCACTGTCTCTCTCAGTCCCTGGgtccctctctttctctcgcACTATGTCTCTATCTCTGGGCTTACTTagtgtctcttttcctctcatGACCTCTCTCTCTCAGACCCGGGCCTGGCTcagtctcagtttctctctccctctctctctctggagcacCCAGACCTTCCCTGCCATGCAACCTGTCAGTGTCTGGCAGTGGAGCCTGTGGGGGCTGTTGCTGTGCCTGCTGTGCAGCTCGTGCCTGGGATCTCCGTCCCCATCCACGGCCCCTGAGAAGAGGGCTGAAAGCCAGGGGCTGAGGTTCCGGCTGGCCGGCTTCCCCAGGAAGCCCTTCGAGGGCCGTGTGGAGATAGAGCGAGCTGGGGAATGGGGCACCATCTGCGATGACGACTTCACGCTGCAGGCTGCCCACGTCCTCTGCCGGGAGCTGGGCTTCACAGAGGCCACAGGTTGGACCCACAGTGCCAAATATGGTCCTGGAACAGGTGAGCAATGCTCCAGGCACAGCCTAGGTATTGCCTAGATTCCTAAGTATAGGAAGAGGGAACACCAGGATGGCACAGCCATAGATACACAAGACACCAAGAACAGCCAGTGTCAAGTAAACCCATGAGTGACAAACCAACCAGCATAGTCACCTCTCAGAGCTGTGCACCCTTAGGCTGGTCAGTGCCTTCTGTGAGCCTCAGATGCCTCATGTGCAAAATGACTAAatgatctctaaggtcctttCTGCTGTAAAAGTATGATTCTACAAAGCCACGTGCAAGGACAGCCCTGATGCAGGGGAGCCCTTTATGGTTAAACTATAGCTGGTTGATTTCATGGGAAGCTGAGAGCAGGTAAATGATGTCTGGATGTCCCAAAGCCAGAAGGGATCACATACTGCAGCTGACAAAATCAGATTATTGGCCAGAGCTGAAACCAACAAGCTGGAACTGACTAAGGGCAAGTATAAACTCTAGGACAGGTATGGATGTGAGTAGTAGGGGTTTAGGAGCAACTCTAACTGAGACCTGGGGGTGCTTGCACCATCTGAGCCCACAAGGGGATTGATGGACAGAAGATGGTGCAGTCTGTAATTGATTCCCCAATTCCCACTGGCTAGACCAATTCTGGAATAAAGTGGCGCTTGTAGATGCCgtattttaagagagagagtAGAAAACGGAAATACTTTCAGAGGAAAGCTGCCCGGAGGTGAAAGATTAGAAGCCAAGTTTCAAGGAGGACTAGCTGAAGAAACAAGGATGTTTGGCATGAAAAAAACAGCTTTGGATAGCAATTACATGATGGTTGTCTTCAAATATGAGGACAGTCCTTTGGCTGAGGGATTTTTCTGGATGGCATCAAAGGACTGAATTAGACCTGGTGGGAGAAAATCATAAAGAGTCACAAGGACTTTGTGATGGTTCCAATGACCTAGGGAGGCAAAAGGTAGGTCTCCCAGCAGCAGCTGGGTAGGTCCTGTCAGGATATGCATGAGGGGTCCCTGCACATTGTCTGGGACAAATAACCTTTGAGGGTCCACCCAATTCTGAGAGGAAGTCAGTGCTATTCATTTCAGTATGGTCTAGGCAAGAGAAGGACAAGGGGTAACGTGGCAGCACAGACAGGGCGGGCACATGGGAGAATGTGAGGCTGAGGTGAAAGGATCTTAGATTTCCAAGTCTCACAAATGGCTCACACTCCTAAGCCCCCATgcactagctgtgtggtcttaggcAAGCTACTTCTCTGAACCccaatttctttatataaaatgctgATAATACCTCCTCGCAGCTCTAAGAATGATCATGTATGGACATACTATGGCAGAGTGCCtaacacacagtaggtacttgATTAATTGTAGCTATCATTGAATGGGGAAGCACTGATCAGAACTTCACTGTTgactctccttttatttttttaatgctttttgttgaggaagattggccctgagctaacatctgttgccaatcttcctctttttttttctctctccccaaagccccagtacctagttgtatatcctagttgtaagtccttttagttcttctatgtgggacaccaccacagcatggcttgatgagtggtgtgtaggtctgcacccagggtctgaaccagtgaaccccaggccaccaaagcagagcttatgaacttaaccactaggccactgggccagcccccagtgttGACTCCTGATTTTTTAGTATCCCCTGATTCATGAGTATCCCCAGATCACCACTAACCCTCCATCAATGCTATGCCCCCTTTCCTATTCCCTTCCAGGGTCCCCTGTCTCTTCCCCACCCATTatcttaccacaaaaaaatggGATCATCATGGCCAGGTGCAAAGCCTCGATGCTCACTCTCCCCAACATCCCCATCATTCCTCCCATCCTACCTCCCCAAGCTGTTCTGTCCCCTCATCTCCCCCTCCACAGGCCGCATCTGGCTGGACAACCTGAGCTGCAGTGGGACTGAAAAGAGTGTGACTGAATGTGCCTCACGGGGCTGGGGGAACAGTGACTGTACCCACGATGAGGATGCCGGGGTCATCTGCAAGGACCAGCGCCTCCCCGGCTTCTCGGATTTCAATGTCATCGAGGTCTGCagttcacacatacacacacaccccccacccaGGATGGCCAGACAAAGAAGGCTGTAGGGTGGCTATATGTAGTTAGAGGAGATAACTAGAAGGTGGGGGACCTCATATGCTTCATGGGATAATTTGGGTTGATGGGAGGCTggcggggaggggcagggggagacaGGAGGAATGATAGAGCTCCTAGACACTGTAAAGTCCAGGTTTGTTTTAGCAAGTTACTAAACCTGGCAAGAGCCTCTCCAACTCATCCCTGGTCCCCAGGGCATCCTGCCCTCAGATGTTTCTGCTGTCCTGGaacatctcccttcttcctttgtctcctccttcCATGCCGCTTCCTCTGTGAAGTTCCCCTTCATGCTCCAGGCAGGGTTAGGTGCTCCTTCCTCAGCACCCTAAAGCGTTTCTCAGAGCACAGCACGGCCTTCCACGCTCCGGGCTGCCGCAGACTCCGCACGCGCCCACACCGCAGTCCGCACCCCGCAGACGGCAGGCAggcccctcagccctgcctcGCCCCATCTCGCCATCGGGCTGGCAGCAAGCACACTCGAACAGGGGTCCTCCAGGGTGGCAGGGCACATGACAGGTGCTACTGGAATTCCTTCCTCTGCTTGTGGTCCTTCCCCAGGTAGAGCATAACCTGCAAGTGGAGGAGGTGCGACTCCGAGCAGCCGTCGGGCGGGGCAGGCGGCCGCTGCCCGTGACTGAGGGACTGGTGGAAGTCCGGCTTCCCGACGGCTGGTCGCAAGTGTGCGACAAAGGCTGGAGCGCCCACAACAGCCACGTGGTCTGCGGGATGCTAGGCTTCCCTAGCGAAAAGAGGGTCAACACGGCCTTCTACAGGTGAAGGGATGCGGGcgccgggcgggcgggcggagCGGCCTGGGCTGAGGGCTGCTGGGTCAGGAATGCTGTTGAGAGGGGCTGGGCGCTGGGAGCCCGGGGCTCGGGAATGCGGGGAAGGATGGAGGCCCTGCGAAGCCAGAGAGGTGAGAAATCTCGTGGGACCGTGAAGGGCCCCCAAGGCGGGTCTGCAGTGGGACCCGTGAAGCTCCGGCTCTCCCATGTCCGGAGCCGGGGCGGAGCGAGCGGCCGCGGGTCGCGGGCCCGGGCCCTGACGCCATCGGCCGGCACGCAGCGTCTCCGCGCCAGGGGCGCGCGCCGGTCTCGCGAGGCCACGCCCAGTACCCGGCGGTCCCGCGGGCGGTGACGGGTAAGGTCAGGCGCCGGCTCGGCCCGGGAACCCGCGGGTCGGAGCCTGGAGAGCGCGAGGCCGCGCCCTGCGGAGGCGGCGCCCGGAGGCTGAGACGGCGACAGGCCCGGGGCGCCCGCGGGGCTGTGTCCCCCCGCCGGAGGACCAATCCCTGAGGGTCGGAGGGCGCCGGGAGAGGCCGGGCCTGTCCTCGGTCCAGGCCGCCCAGGGGGCGCGTCTGTGAGTGCGCTAGCCTGGGCCTCCCAGGCACGTGTTCCAGAATATCCTTAGGCCGAGGCGCCAGGCATCTCCCTCTGCCCTGGAGCCCTGGTGCACGCCAGCTTCGAAAGTAACGAATCATTGGTGAACAGCTCTGTGCCCACAGCGTCTCGCTTCCCTGGAGCATCTAATTTGGTCATTTTGAGAAATTTAGAAATCTTTACAGTGTCTAATCTATTTTGCAGGCTAAAAATGCTTACTTCTTTTCAGCTCTTCCTTACATCAGTTTTGCAGCGAGACCTCTTGGCATCTAGGTGACCTCCCACTGGGCATGGGATTTCACAGAGGGTCTGATCAGGGCATTGCTGAACTTTGATTAAAGCGTGCTTAGATTTTGTGTTGCCTTCTGTTCAGGCAGCATCCCACTGCTCATATTGGACTTGTAATCACCTAAAACCAATTCAAGTCTTCCCTTATCCTCAATATTGACGGAGCGGCCtgtttgaacccagatctgtgtTGAGTTGACCCTATTAAATTAGTTTGATACATCatttaaaaaccattaaaaagCCATGATGATCCATGAGGTTATCCTgccattattttccatttatcatCCCTCACAGACTCCTCTGGTGGATAGACATTATAGCCATGCCTTCTGGCTTCATCAGAGTGACTGTTAAAATTGTTGAAATGTTAAAAACCAAAGTTTAACTCTTCTTACAAAACTTTCTTCCAGATTTACATCATTagttgtgaaatttttttttaaccaattagAAACAAACTAAACACTCAATGACATAGCCAACATTTCACCATCTTGTCTGTAACGAAATCATGGAGGATTTTGTTAATCTTTGCTAAAATCCAGATATACTGTGTTCACAGTTATTTCCCAGTCTTCCAATTTAGTAATCTCATCAAAAAAGGAAATCATGGTAGTTTGAGCTAATTTTTACTGAAATCCTTTAGGTTTCTAAGAATCaccatatttttttcctcagtgttCACAAACTTTCCATCTAATAACTTATTCTAGAATATTATCTGTAGATTGAGGAATCCTTTTTCACTTGTTGAAAGTCAATACATTATCCAACCTCCAGTCTTTTCCATACTTGCTCAGATTTTCCTTGCCTTGGCTCTGAGACACATCTGAAAGTTCTCTCAGCCCCAAGGAATATGCTTTTTCAGGTCTAGAGACTCAAACTGTTTTAAAACAGCTATGTGCTGTACTCCTTTACTGTTACCTATCTtggggcttttttct
This genomic interval from Equus quagga isolate Etosha38 chromosome 5, UCLA_HA_Equagga_1.0, whole genome shotgun sequence contains the following:
- the DOK1 gene encoding docking protein 1 isoform X1, yielding MDGGVMEGTLFLQSQRFGTKRWRKTWAVLYPASPHGVARLEFFDHKGSSSGGGRGGSRRLDCKVIRLAECVSVAPVAVESPPEPGATAFRLDTAQRSHLLAADAPSSAAWVQTLCRNAFPKGSWAQAPAENPPKLSALEMLENSLYSPTWEGSQFWVTVQRTEAAERCGLHGSYVLRVEAERLTLLTVGAQSQILEPLLCWPYTLLRRYGRDKVMFSFEAGRRCPSGPGTFTFQTAQGNDIFQAVETAIHQQKAQGKAGQGQDVLRADSHEGEVAEGKLASPTQELLVSPPALYAEPLDSLRIPPGPSQDSLYSDPLDSTPAPAGEGAQLKKPLYWDLYEHVHQQLLKAKLTDCKEDPIYDEPEGLAPAAVRSLYDLPQEPKDAWWCQARVKEEGYELPYNPATDDYAVPPPRSTKPLPAPKPQGLAFPEPGAATGSRSKGHSSDAALYSQVQKSGASGSWDCGLSRAGTDRTGVKPEGST
- the DOK1 gene encoding docking protein 1 isoform X2, producing the protein MDGGVMEGTLFLQSQRFGTKRWRKTWAVLYPASPHGVARLEFFDHKGSSSGGGRGGSRRLDCKVIRLAECVSVAPVAVESPPEPGATAFRLDTAQRSHLLAADAPSSAAWVQTLCRNAFPAAGLRRPPRTHPSFLPWRCWRTPCIAPPGKVMFSFEAGRRCPSGPGTFTFQTAQGNDIFQAVETAIHQQKAQGKAGQGQDVLRADSHEGEVAEGKLASPTQELLVSPPALYAEPLDSLRIPPGPSQDSLYSDPLDSTPAPAGEGAQLKKPLYWDLYEHVHQQLLKAKLTDCKEDPIYDEPEGLAPAAVRSLYDLPQEPKDAWWCQARVKEEGYELPYNPATDDYAVPPPRSTKPLPAPKPQGLAFPEPGAATGSRSKGHSSDAALYSQVQKSGASGSWDCGLSRAGTDRTGVKPEGST
- the DOK1 gene encoding docking protein 1 isoform X3, producing the protein MDGGVMEGTLFLQSQRFGTKRWRKTWAVLYPASPHGVARLEFFDHKGSSSGGGRGGSRRLDCKVIRLAECVSVAPVAVESPPEPGATAFRLDTAQRSHLLAADAPSSAAWVQTLCRNAFPVMFSFEAGRRCPSGPGTFTFQTAQGNDIFQAVETAIHQQKAQGKAGQGQDVLRADSHEGEVAEGKLASPTQELLVSPPALYAEPLDSLRIPPGPSQDSLYSDPLDSTPAPAGEGAQLKKPLYWDLYEHVHQQLLKAKLTDCKEDPIYDEPEGLAPAAVRSLYDLPQEPKDAWWCQARVKEEGYELPYNPATDDYAVPPPRSTKPLPAPKPQGLAFPEPGAATGSRSKGHSSDAALYSQVQKSGASGSWDCGLSRAGTDRTGVKPEGST